The proteins below are encoded in one region of Picrophilus oshimae DSM 9789:
- a CDS encoding DNA polymerase sliding clamp, producing MTRMSISVKNLKEIVDMLGTIVSEVKFKLEPNGISVTAVDPAHVAMISLDIPKNAFSEYDLDAPDEIAVDLDKVKSVIRLASSNDTIVISKDRDKLRFEIGTIIKSIALLDNNSVTTPRVPQINSDDYVILSKSDLEKGLRAAEDVSDAIRLTLTPESFSAKSTSDSDESEMLLPKDMLKDISCSQPIKSSYPLEYLLKLVKSISSNEDIKISFKSDYPLSIEFSFNSETEPISGKFLLAPRMES from the coding sequence ATGACAAGGATGAGTATATCTGTTAAAAATTTAAAGGAAATCGTTGATATGCTTGGTACAATTGTAAGCGAGGTAAAATTTAAACTGGAACCAAACGGCATCTCTGTAACTGCCGTGGATCCAGCACACGTTGCAATGATCTCACTTGACATACCAAAAAATGCATTTTCTGAATACGATCTTGATGCACCTGATGAGATAGCAGTCGATCTTGATAAGGTAAAATCCGTTATAAGACTTGCATCATCAAATGACACCATTGTAATATCAAAGGATAGGGACAAGCTAAGATTTGAAATTGGAACGATAATAAAGAGCATAGCATTGCTTGATAACAATTCTGTTACAACGCCAAGAGTTCCCCAGATAAACTCTGATGATTATGTAATATTATCAAAATCAGATCTTGAAAAAGGTCTCAGGGCTGCAGAGGATGTCTCAGATGCAATAAGATTGACATTAACACCAGAGAGCTTTAGTGCAAAGTCAACATCAGACTCCGACGAAAGTGAGATGCTTCTGCCAAAGGACATGTTAAAAGATATATCATGCAGCCAGCCCATAAAGTCATCTTATCCGCTTGAGTACCTGCTAAAGCTTGTTAAATCCATATCATCAAATGAGGACATAAAGATATCATTTAAGAGCGATTATCCATTATCAATAGAATTTAGCTTTAATTCTGAAACAGAACCAATAAGCGGAAAATTCCTGCTGGCCCCAAGGATGGAATCATAA
- a CDS encoding PaaI family thioesterase has translation MTRLDDFKNIYNNVDALNKLMEHDKLFNYMNIRFTRVSRGHVELEFPISENVVRVGNVLHGGMIMTAMDYTGGFTCMTVASGMDQVTQEIKINFLAPMAKSPFKFIGDIIKEGRTAIVVEIRAYDSEKKLCAIGLGTWYVLHDRTIGH, from the coding sequence ATGACAAGGCTTGATGATTTTAAGAATATATATAACAACGTTGATGCTTTGAATAAACTAATGGAACATGACAAGCTCTTTAATTACATGAACATTAGATTTACAAGGGTTTCCAGGGGCCATGTTGAGCTTGAGTTCCCAATATCGGAAAACGTTGTAAGGGTTGGTAACGTGCTCCACGGCGGCATGATCATGACAGCCATGGATTATACCGGGGGCTTCACATGCATGACTGTTGCATCCGGAATGGACCAGGTTACACAGGAGATTAAGATAAACTTTCTGGCACCAATGGCAAAATCACCGTTTAAATTTATTGGTGATATCATAAAGGAGGGGAGAACCGCAATTGTTGTCGAGATCAGGGCCTATGATAGTGAAAAAAAATTATGTGCAATAGGCCTTGGAACATGGTATGTTTTGCATGACAGAACCATAGGTCACTAA